From the genome of Candidatus Delongbacteria bacterium, one region includes:
- a CDS encoding metallophosphoesterase family protein, with protein sequence MTNCIHIEFNEKMMVFGAPSSNAAATEALIRKANELDLDLKTQVICTGDIIAYCGRPNKTTDLLRENSILSILGNVEEKLISESTHDNHPGKYSSYKELSEKWFKFIKNNYKQENYEYIRSLPRCARFNIGNKRAVVVHGSYTQIDKYIFKSTPEQEKIEEAFIADAEIIIGGHCGLPFIDKNEKYLWFNPGLIGLPANDGTSRVWYGLIEKVENDIVFKILPLEYDFKSEQKFMKQFDMPEEYSITLETGLWPDESILPDFEKSQRGVQIDRKIEKISGI encoded by the coding sequence ATGACAAATTGTATTCATATTGAATTTAATGAGAAAATGATGGTTTTTGGTGCCCCTAGTTCTAATGCTGCGGCCACTGAAGCTCTAATCAGAAAAGCAAATGAGCTCGATTTAGATTTGAAGACACAGGTAATCTGTACAGGGGATATTATAGCTTATTGTGGCAGACCAAATAAAACGACTGACCTTTTAAGAGAAAATTCAATATTGTCTATTTTGGGAAATGTAGAAGAAAAACTAATTTCAGAGTCAACACATGACAATCATCCGGGGAAATATTCATCTTACAAAGAGTTGTCAGAGAAGTGGTTTAAGTTTATAAAGAATAATTATAAACAGGAAAACTATGAGTATATCAGATCATTACCAAGGTGTGCAAGGTTTAATATTGGTAATAAGAGAGCGGTGGTAGTTCATGGCTCCTACACCCAGATTGATAAGTATATTTTCAAATCTACTCCTGAACAGGAAAAAATAGAAGAGGCGTTTATTGCAGATGCAGAAATAATTATTGGTGGACATTGTGGACTTCCTTTTATAGATAAAAACGAAAAATATCTCTGGTTCAATCCTGGTTTGATTGGTCTTCCTGCCAATGATGGAACTTCTAGGGTATGGTATGGTCTCATCGAGAAAGTTGAAAATGATATAGTTTTTAAGATTTTACCTCTCGAATATGATTTTAAATCAGAGCAAAAGTTTATGAAACAGTTTGATATGCCTGAAGAATATTCTATAACTTTAGAAACAGGGCTATGGCCAGATGAGTCGATTCTCCCAGATTTTGAAAAATCTCAACGAGGGGTCCAAATCGATAGAAAAATTGAAAAAATATCAGGGATATAG
- a CDS encoding glucosamine-6-phosphate isomerase has product MQRYISEVESKFSNKSKFTNLAGKISYICVESFPSLGLLTALRFIEWANENPKGVVSLPTGKTPEFFIKYTNYIKKFWDLEKVQNLRDQYLKNVKKFPKFDNMRFVQIDEFYPISSRRTNSFNYYVNKYYIDGFGFNKENSLLIDCNKIKLYNNMHFEEVFRSNIVDLSLRNRTALNFQEEIAQKSIFLIDDWCTEYECKVRDLGGIGFFLGGIGPDGHIAFNVRGADRLSTTRLTETNFETQAASASDLGGIEISSKKLVITIGLGTICYNANVNAIIFAAGDAKAEVVKNAVESEISNVYPATVLQKLQNSRLYLTESASLRLSKSQEFLNQQYDFETGIIKNTLEQCQLKQKYLKKLINSELLENKFLSKTGKSYDEITRYVEEAIINRLNKGLVKLENCRFFHTGPHHDDIMLGLMPYINRLIKEPSNKHKFAVLTSGFTAVTNDFLLSFLKDLLIFVKDGQIQMLSYSDFFDSGYKLKWDKDVYHYLTKVASGDENERRRGVCHRLTRAIVDVYKTENVAEFLSRIMEMIDELENSHPGEKNSQNIQIVKGMLREFEEELVWAHYGVKVCDVKHLRLGFYTGDIFTERPERERDVIPVLNMLREEQPNIITVAFDPEGSGPDTHYKVLQAIAESLRMLSKEIDLSNVRVWGYRNVWYKFQPYEADVIVPVSLDQMAVFDSSFEKCYLSQVNASFPSYEHNGRFSDLAKKIWTNQLKDVQYILGKDYFFMNDHPLLRSAHGLLYFKDMSVEDFLKSARELEKSMEGF; this is encoded by the coding sequence ATGCAAAGATATATAAGTGAAGTTGAGAGTAAATTTTCAAATAAAAGTAAGTTTACAAATTTAGCAGGTAAAATATCATATATTTGTGTTGAAAGTTTTCCTAGTTTAGGTTTGCTAACAGCACTAAGATTTATAGAATGGGCTAATGAAAATCCTAAGGGTGTTGTTAGTTTACCAACTGGTAAGACTCCAGAGTTTTTTATAAAATATACAAATTATATCAAAAAATTTTGGGATTTGGAAAAAGTACAAAATCTAAGAGATCAATATTTAAAGAACGTTAAAAAATTTCCAAAATTTGACAATATGAGATTTGTTCAGATTGATGAGTTTTATCCAATAAGTTCAAGACGTACAAATAGTTTCAATTATTATGTAAATAAATATTATATAGATGGATTTGGATTTAACAAAGAAAATTCATTGCTCATTGATTGTAATAAAATCAAATTGTATAATAATATGCATTTTGAGGAAGTTTTTAGATCAAATATTGTTGATCTTTCTTTGAGAAATAGAACGGCTCTAAATTTTCAGGAAGAGATAGCTCAAAAATCGATTTTTTTAATCGATGACTGGTGTACTGAATATGAATGTAAAGTTCGTGATTTGGGTGGAATTGGTTTTTTCTTGGGAGGAATAGGACCTGATGGTCATATAGCATTTAATGTTAGAGGAGCAGACAGATTATCAACTACCAGATTAACTGAAACTAATTTTGAAACACAGGCGGCATCTGCTTCTGATTTAGGAGGCATAGAAATATCATCAAAAAAACTTGTGATTACAATTGGACTTGGAACTATTTGTTATAATGCTAATGTAAACGCTATTATTTTTGCCGCAGGTGATGCTAAGGCAGAGGTGGTGAAAAATGCAGTTGAGTCTGAGATATCCAATGTTTATCCTGCTACTGTATTACAAAAATTACAAAATTCACGATTATATTTGACCGAAAGTGCATCATTAAGATTATCAAAGTCACAGGAGTTCTTGAATCAACAATATGATTTTGAGACTGGAATTATAAAAAATACTTTGGAACAATGCCAGTTAAAGCAAAAATACTTAAAGAAATTGATAAACAGTGAACTTTTAGAAAACAAATTTTTATCAAAAACTGGCAAAAGTTATGATGAGATAACTAGATATGTCGAAGAGGCTATTATCAATCGTTTGAACAAGGGCTTAGTTAAACTAGAAAATTGCAGATTTTTTCATACTGGACCTCACCATGACGATATCATGCTTGGACTTATGCCCTATATTAATAGACTAATCAAAGAACCATCGAATAAACATAAGTTTGCAGTATTGACATCTGGTTTTACTGCTGTAACGAATGATTTTTTACTCTCGTTCCTCAAAGATTTATTGATTTTTGTTAAGGATGGGCAAATTCAGATGCTATCCTATTCAGATTTTTTTGATTCTGGCTATAAGCTAAAATGGGACAAGGATGTTTATCATTACTTAACAAAAGTTGCTTCTGGAGATGAAAATGAGAGAAGACGAGGTGTGTGCCATAGATTAACCAGAGCAATTGTTGATGTATACAAAACAGAGAACGTTGCTGAGTTTTTATCACGAATTATGGAAATGATTGACGAATTGGAAAATTCTCATCCTGGTGAAAAAAACAGTCAGAATATACAGATTGTTAAGGGGATGTTAAGAGAATTTGAAGAAGAATTGGTATGGGCACATTATGGAGTAAAAGTTTGCGACGTAAAACACCTTAGGCTAGGTTTTTATACTGGTGATATTTTTACAGAAAGACCAGAAAGGGAAAGGGATGTTATTCCTGTTTTGAATATGTTGAGAGAAGAACAGCCAAACATCATTACCGTTGCTTTTGATCCAGAAGGTAGTGGTCCTGATACCCACTATAAAGTACTTCAGGCTATAGCTGAATCATTGAGAATGTTAAGTAAAGAGATTGATTTATCCAATGTTCGAGTCTGGGGATATCGTAATGTCTGGTATAAATTTCAACCTTATGAAGCTGATGTAATTGTACCCGTTTCATTAGACCAAATGGCAGTGTTTGATTCCTCATTTGAAAAATGTTACTTATCTCAAGTCAATGCATCATTTCCAAGTTACGAGCATAACGGTAGATTTTCTGATCTTGCAAAAAAAATATGGACAAACCAACTAAAAGATGTACAATATATTCTAGGTAAAGATTATTTCTTTATGAACGATCATCCCCTTCTAAGATCTGCCCATGGTTTATTGTATTTCAAAGATATGAGTGTTGAAGATTTTCTTAAATCAGCCAGAGAATTGGAAAAATCGATGGAAGGGTTTTAG
- the dut gene encoding dUTP diphosphatase, whose translation MIIKVMRMNSDAIVPSKKSKDDAAWDIYASKDTVIINGKSGIVETGIAIEYPEGFWGQIEGRSGLASRGIFPVGGIIDNGYRGEHKIIMINLSGEDYVVSKGDRIAQLVLRKHFHGDMVEVSELSETTRGTNGFGSSGK comes from the coding sequence ATGATTATAAAAGTTATGAGAATGAATAGTGATGCTATTGTTCCATCAAAAAAAAGTAAAGATGATGCAGCCTGGGATATCTATGCTTCAAAAGATACTGTTATAATTAATGGTAAATCAGGTATAGTCGAAACTGGAATAGCTATTGAATATCCCGAAGGTTTTTGGGGACAAATAGAAGGTAGATCAGGGCTGGCATCGAGAGGTATTTTCCCCGTAGGTGGTATCATTGACAATGGTTATCGAGGAGAACATAAAATTATTATGATTAATTTGTCTGGTGAAGATTATGTCGTATCTAAAGGTGATAGAATAGCTCAATTAGTTTTGAGAAAACATTTTCATGGAGATATGGTTGAAGTCAGTGAACTATCCGAGACCACTCGAGGAACAAATGGATTTGGAAGTAGTGGAAAGTGA
- a CDS encoding rhomboid family intramembrane serine protease → MSKKSVYFILAITITIWLIFLLNRVLYFDFNTFGILPRTKHGLFGVIFSPLLHGNFEHISSNTIPLIIFSVFLFTFYNKIGYKVFFINWLLSGLLTWIFARTALHIGASSLIFALASFLIFSGIFRKNFIQLTISITMIIIYGSSLLYGVIPVDSHISWEGHLMGLISGALTAYLFKRVK, encoded by the coding sequence ATGTCTAAAAAAAGTGTCTATTTTATTTTAGCAATAACCATAACAATTTGGCTCATATTTTTATTAAATAGAGTATTGTATTTTGATTTTAATACTTTTGGAATCCTACCTAGAACAAAGCACGGTCTTTTTGGTGTAATTTTCTCACCTTTGCTACACGGAAACTTTGAACACATAAGTTCAAACACAATTCCTCTTATTATTTTTTCTGTTTTCCTTTTTACATTTTACAATAAGATAGGCTACAAGGTGTTCTTCATCAACTGGCTTTTATCTGGATTATTAACTTGGATTTTTGCCAGAACTGCACTTCATATTGGAGCAAGTTCTCTTATTTTTGCTCTTGCATCATTTTTAATCTTTTCAGGCATTTTTCGTAAAAATTTTATTCAGCTCACAATTTCCATAACAATGATAATTATATACGGTTCATCTTTACTGTATGGTGTCATTCCTGTAGATTCTCATATATCATGGGAGGGGCATTTAATGGGTTTAATATCTGGAGCTTTAACAGCCTATCTATTTAAAAGGGTAAAATAA
- a CDS encoding NAD(P)/FAD-dependent oxidoreductase: MSKTEYNVIIVGAGIAGVTAAIQLRKIGIDFLLLEKHKVGGLINDIYAIENYPGFPDPIQGVKFAELLEEHLNILNIKPTFDNVTRVDYDQDSERFLVKTESTDYFAKYLILATGSSPIFPVNYSEYPEDLKNRTFFTPRDINTEGTTIIVGGGPTSYDYAMTLSSKGSVIFLEINDSELPYYYQLKRLSLKKNIKLITGVHIKKVTFKDNKVVVNAVYGNKKGTVKGDRIFYSKGRVPDTSILSNHLFDFSQRLNREHKLFYIGDCYHGDLRYLTVSAGDGIKAAKLICREMRFNKLFQF; this comes from the coding sequence ATGAGTAAAACAGAATACAATGTAATAATAGTTGGAGCAGGAATTGCCGGTGTAACAGCAGCAATACAGTTAAGAAAGATTGGAATAGATTTTCTACTTCTTGAAAAACATAAAGTTGGTGGTTTAATTAATGATATCTATGCAATAGAAAATTATCCAGGATTTCCTGATCCAATACAAGGAGTTAAATTTGCGGAGCTTTTAGAAGAGCATTTAAATATTCTTAATATAAAACCAACTTTTGATAATGTTACAAGAGTTGATTACGACCAAGATTCTGAACGATTTTTAGTAAAAACAGAATCTACTGACTATTTTGCAAAATATCTAATTTTAGCTACTGGTTCAAGTCCTATTTTTCCAGTTAACTATTCAGAATATCCAGAAGATCTAAAAAATAGAACATTTTTCACTCCACGAGACATAAACACAGAAGGAACAACTATAATCGTTGGTGGTGGTCCAACTTCATATGATTATGCTATGACATTATCTTCAAAAGGATCTGTAATTTTTCTGGAAATCAACGATTCTGAGTTACCTTATTATTATCAATTGAAAAGACTGTCTTTAAAAAAAAATATCAAACTGATTACTGGGGTCCATATAAAGAAAGTTACTTTTAAGGATAATAAGGTAGTAGTTAATGCTGTTTATGGAAACAAGAAAGGTACTGTTAAAGGTGACAGAATTTTTTACTCCAAAGGAAGAGTACCAGATACTTCAATCCTGAGTAATCATCTATTTGATTTTTCTCAAAGATTAAATAGAGAGCATAAATTATTTTACATAGGAGATTGTTATCATGGAGATCTTAGGTATTTAACTGTATCTGCTGGTGATGGAATTAAGGCTGCAAAATTGATCTGTAGAGAAATGAGATTCAATAAATTATTTCAATTCTAA
- a CDS encoding GNAT family N-acetyltransferase, translated as MPVYEIKEAELKHLDFFEKNDPHINKNMIIKKIETKEILIMELNNQIIGWLRFGYFWDVIPFMNMLIFLKEYRNKGYGTLLVRAWEKKLYKAGYKTFFTSTMANEEAQHFFRNLGYHDIGGFVMPSEPMELIMMKEKTDALV; from the coding sequence ATGCCAGTGTATGAGATAAAGGAAGCTGAATTAAAACATTTGGATTTCTTTGAGAAAAATGATCCTCATATTAATAAAAATATGATAATCAAAAAAATTGAGACAAAAGAGATTTTAATAATGGAACTTAATAATCAAATTATAGGTTGGCTTAGATTTGGTTATTTTTGGGATGTTATTCCATTTATGAATATGCTAATTTTTTTGAAGGAATATAGAAATAAAGGTTATGGAACACTATTAGTTAGAGCTTGGGAGAAAAAATTATATAAAGCAGGGTATAAGACTTTCTTCACTAGTACAATGGCGAATGAAGAAGCTCAGCATTTTTTTAGAAATCTTGGTTATCATGATATCGGGGGATTTGTTATGCCGTCTGAGCCAATGGAATTGATTATGATGAAAGAAAAGACAGATGCTTTAGTATGA
- a CDS encoding AAA family ATPase translates to MSLVLKNKKQLKLVLFFDIKSFTKITEKFLKYNKVGSEELSILLDKIFTTTTQIVSLNKGRILTYEGDAFSASFDYNTEQDLKQFINCALQLNRFMESFSDYSFSGKKIKVQAKIGLAFGSVITSSTIFGEDKVFYHYGIGITDSANAQNLSNGENIIISKDLVELLSDFEHIKYRMLNDKYFEITSFNSAYYCQEYDHGVNNKSIKKNTKNSYFKNTSTIFITSYDLKWEYFDQLLSRISSLSFELDLSKPRIYISDKGCSVLVYSGLENSELSFEKTCEFSLRLKEIISENSNLNKSKFGIGISEFPAYLGYVGTPENGDFICCGPSANVASRLASYAYKFRKNEDIIILSTNTKNSKIRRINYKFNFIEDVKLRGIRSKLPVYELQNRSLNQVQSYTTKFVGRKKLLETISKILTNPKKNKNLIFIHGEAGIGKTRTVNEILNRFTSDKETLILNFYGDEFYNSSFKSILTFLKSYIGLSETSNIQEKDLKFINFINLLKKNPAFAQEHESEDSENILANLDDGIDVLKYYLGLAKEDEITDISPQSRKLFFENCLTSILTIIGFDKKVIFFIEDLHWLDSETASFLKNFILNTILDKFTFLITSREDDIWNINEFSEELVMFKEEISGIEYNDLDLFVSNLYGNAITSSENLKSLFKDKTNLNPFFIEQLFDELNYKKLLRFSSSNNLYIPKMKTDLLPKSMDEIIISKFERYNKEYQEVISIASVIGFNFDLKLLLSMIETNSNANSVVEALIKDKIFFKSSDSKISFTHRILRDIAYKINLESKLVTLNSNLAKMYISIYSDSLDLYYEIIGDHYETAKYFDEARTFYYKAADKAKSEYLHEEEIRILDKILKIESDKNLKGQIFVRQIESLSTIGKREQLKKKCDKVIEIYEPESTIYQTSCLLVATAFRKSKDFDIAKVYLTKVTLAHNKEIYVNYLIEKTYITIESNEDVNYTDFNLITEYFDNPFELSSKTKNKLFMFMAYYHIITKNYSKADTILNEIRNHPSFSIKETMNHLFMYSTVLISRSEHNKARGYLDEAYAIAAKSHNIQMMIFIKNNQLLILKHQNMKSEWLEMLKSLQFLCKKHNFVYQYFKYLKLEYYHICKSNSLLSEKKYLKIIKNNKIRSLFSIELSIFEAKYLIAKEQFLECFNTLNSVKKRILNSDIIDHKISLLSTYGSIYNALKKHKQAEKYYRKILSLTSNRNNDTQFLIALINTIGAILEKPLISKYDKKKVYDLLNVYNNHDCMYKNRYEHLVKKIKEKLKTLT, encoded by the coding sequence ATGTCTTTGGTTTTAAAAAATAAAAAACAATTAAAACTGGTTCTATTCTTTGATATAAAAAGCTTTACAAAAATAACTGAGAAATTCCTTAAATATAATAAAGTTGGTAGTGAAGAACTATCTATTCTACTGGATAAGATATTTACAACTACAACTCAAATTGTTTCATTAAACAAGGGTAGAATTCTCACTTACGAAGGAGATGCATTTTCTGCTTCTTTCGATTACAATACAGAACAAGATTTAAAACAATTTATAAATTGTGCTTTACAGTTAAATAGGTTTATGGAGTCATTCTCTGATTATTCTTTTTCCGGAAAAAAGATAAAAGTTCAGGCTAAAATCGGTTTAGCATTTGGTTCCGTAATTACAAGTTCTACTATTTTTGGAGAAGATAAAGTTTTCTATCATTATGGAATCGGCATAACTGATTCGGCAAATGCTCAAAACTTGTCAAATGGTGAGAATATTATAATCAGTAAAGATCTAGTCGAACTACTTTCAGATTTTGAACATATAAAATATAGAATGCTAAATGATAAATACTTTGAGATAACCAGCTTCAATAGTGCTTATTATTGTCAAGAGTATGACCATGGAGTTAATAATAAATCTATCAAAAAAAATACTAAAAATAGTTATTTTAAAAATACGAGTACAATATTTATAACATCGTATGATCTAAAATGGGAATATTTTGACCAGCTACTAAGTCGTATTTCATCCCTTTCATTTGAACTCGATCTTAGTAAACCTAGGATATACATTTCCGATAAAGGTTGCAGTGTTCTAGTTTACTCTGGATTGGAAAACAGCGAACTTTCTTTTGAAAAAACATGTGAATTTTCACTTCGATTAAAAGAAATTATATCAGAAAATTCAAACCTAAATAAATCAAAATTTGGTATCGGCATATCTGAGTTTCCTGCATATTTGGGTTATGTTGGAACTCCTGAAAATGGTGACTTTATTTGTTGTGGACCATCTGCTAATGTGGCATCAAGACTAGCGTCTTATGCATATAAATTCAGAAAAAATGAAGATATAATAATTCTTTCAACAAATACAAAAAATTCAAAAATAAGAAGAATAAACTATAAGTTTAATTTTATTGAAGATGTCAAACTTAGAGGAATAAGAAGTAAGCTTCCGGTTTATGAACTACAAAATAGATCTTTGAATCAGGTTCAAAGTTATACTACTAAATTTGTTGGTAGAAAAAAACTTTTAGAAACTATAAGTAAAATTTTAACTAATCCGAAAAAGAATAAAAATTTAATTTTTATTCATGGAGAAGCCGGTATTGGAAAAACAAGAACAGTTAATGAAATTTTAAATCGTTTTACATCTGATAAAGAAACTTTGATTTTAAATTTCTATGGAGATGAATTTTATAATAGTTCTTTCAAATCCATACTAACTTTTCTAAAATCTTACATCGGTCTCTCTGAAACAAGCAATATTCAAGAAAAGGATCTTAAATTTATTAATTTCATCAACTTGCTAAAAAAGAATCCCGCTTTTGCTCAAGAACACGAATCAGAAGACTCTGAAAATATATTAGCAAATCTTGATGACGGAATTGATGTTCTAAAATACTATCTTGGGCTTGCAAAGGAAGACGAAATAACTGATATTTCACCTCAATCCAGAAAGTTATTTTTTGAAAACTGTTTAACTTCAATTTTAACAATTATCGGATTTGATAAAAAAGTAATTTTCTTTATTGAAGACTTACATTGGCTTGATAGTGAAACAGCATCCTTTCTTAAAAATTTCATCCTTAATACTATTTTGGATAAATTCACTTTTTTAATCACTTCAAGAGAAGATGATATTTGGAATATAAATGAATTTTCGGAAGAATTAGTAATGTTTAAAGAAGAAATTTCAGGTATTGAATATAATGATCTTGATCTTTTTGTTTCTAATCTATATGGTAATGCAATCACTTCATCTGAAAATCTTAAAAGTTTATTTAAAGACAAAACAAATTTAAATCCATTTTTTATTGAACAATTATTCGATGAATTGAATTATAAAAAACTTCTAAGATTCAGTAGTTCAAATAATCTATATATTCCTAAAATGAAAACAGATCTATTACCAAAAAGCATGGATGAAATTATTATTTCAAAATTTGAAAGATATAACAAAGAATATCAGGAAGTTATTTCAATTGCATCAGTAATTGGATTTAATTTTGATCTAAAACTTTTGTTATCAATGATTGAAACTAATAGCAATGCAAATAGCGTAGTTGAAGCACTTATCAAAGATAAAATATTTTTTAAAAGTAGTGATAGTAAGATTTCTTTTACCCATAGAATTTTGAGAGATATAGCATATAAAATCAATTTAGAATCAAAACTTGTAACATTAAATTCTAATTTAGCGAAGATGTATATCTCTATTTACTCTGATAGTTTAGATTTATATTATGAAATTATTGGTGATCATTATGAAACTGCAAAATATTTTGATGAAGCCAGAACCTTTTACTATAAAGCTGCTGACAAAGCAAAAAGTGAATATCTCCATGAGGAAGAAATTAGAATACTTGATAAAATCCTAAAGATAGAATCTGATAAAAACCTTAAGGGGCAAATATTTGTCAGACAGATTGAATCACTCTCAACAATTGGTAAGAGAGAGCAATTGAAAAAAAAATGTGATAAAGTTATTGAAATATATGAACCTGAAAGTACCATTTATCAAACTTCTTGTCTATTAGTAGCAACTGCATTCAGAAAGAGCAAAGATTTTGATATAGCCAAGGTTTATTTAACTAAAGTCACTCTAGCTCATAATAAAGAGATTTATGTGAATTACTTAATTGAAAAAACTTATATAACAATTGAATCTAATGAGGACGTAAATTATACTGATTTCAACCTAATAACAGAATATTTTGATAATCCATTTGAGTTATCAAGTAAAACAAAAAATAAATTATTCATGTTCATGGCTTATTATCACATCATTACAAAAAATTATAGTAAGGCTGATACAATATTAAATGAGATAAGAAATCATCCCTCATTCAGTATAAAAGAAACCATGAATCATCTTTTTATGTATTCAACTGTATTAATAAGTCGAAGTGAACATAATAAAGCTAGAGGATACTTAGATGAAGCATATGCAATAGCAGCAAAATCGCATAATATTCAAATGATGATATTTATTAAGAATAATCAATTATTAATTTTAAAACACCAAAATATGAAATCTGAATGGTTAGAAATGTTAAAATCATTACAATTTTTATGTAAAAAACATAATTTTGTGTATCAATATTTTAAATATTTAAAATTAGAGTACTATCATATTTGCAAAAGCAACTCTTTATTATCAGAAAAAAAATACTTAAAAATAATTAAAAATAATAAAATCAGATCATTATTTTCAATTGAATTATCAATTTTTGAAGCTAAGTATCTTATAGCTAAAGAACAATTTTTAGAATGTTTTAATACCTTGAACTCTGTTAAGAAAAGAATTCTTAACTCAGATATTATTGATCATAAAATATCATTACTTTCAACATATGGCAGTATTTATAACGCATTAAAAAAACATAAACAAGCAGAAAAGTATTATCGTAAAATCCTTTCACTTACTAGTAATAGAAATAATGATACTCAATTCTTGATAGCTTTAATAAATACTATCGGAGCTATACTTGAAAAACCTTTGATTTCAAAATATGATAAAAAAAAAGTATATGACTTGCTAAACGTATACAATAATCATGATTGCATGTATAAAAATAGATATGAACACTTAGTCAAAAAAATCAAAGAAAAACTAAAAACATTAACTTAA
- the fbaA gene encoding class II fructose-bisphosphate aldolase, whose protein sequence is MPVVNYKEYCEMLENAYKNKFAYPAINVSSMTTANAALKAFADLKSDGIIQVSSGGGQFASGLNVKDEVLGAISIAQHVHLMAEKYDVRIALHTDHCPAKKVDSFLKPLIEETRKRREKGLPNLFNSHMFDGAELDLTENMRISKELMVLCKENEIILEVEAGVVGGEEDGVNNEGVSKEKLYTTPGDMIEVYRSLSPIGGTFMFAATFGNVHGVYKPGNVKLRPKILRDGQDALKKEFGEGTHFYLVFHGGSGSELADIHETLEYGVIKMNIDTDTQYAFTRPIVDHMMKNYDGVLKIEGEVGNKKVYDPRAYLKKAEEAMANRIKQAIVDLKSENKTLNK, encoded by the coding sequence ATGCCGGTTGTAAATTACAAAGAATATTGTGAAATGCTGGAGAATGCTTACAAAAATAAATTTGCTTACCCAGCTATCAATGTAAGTTCAATGACAACTGCAAATGCAGCTTTGAAAGCCTTTGCAGATCTGAAGTCTGATGGTATAATTCAAGTTTCTTCTGGTGGTGGTCAATTCGCATCCGGTTTAAATGTTAAAGACGAAGTCTTGGGTGCTATATCTATTGCTCAACACGTTCATTTGATGGCTGAAAAATATGATGTAAGAATTGCACTTCATACTGATCATTGCCCTGCCAAGAAAGTTGATTCTTTTTTAAAACCTCTTATTGAAGAGACAAGAAAAAGAAGAGAAAAAGGACTTCCTAATCTTTTCAATTCTCATATGTTTGATGGTGCAGAATTGGATCTTACCGAAAATATGAGAATCTCAAAAGAGTTGATGGTACTTTGCAAAGAGAACGAAATTATTCTAGAAGTGGAAGCTGGTGTTGTAGGTGGTGAAGAAGACGGTGTTAATAACGAAGGTGTTTCAAAAGAGAAATTGTACACTACTCCTGGAGATATGATTGAAGTTTATAGGTCTCTTTCTCCTATTGGTGGAACATTCATGTTTGCTGCAACATTTGGTAATGTTCACGGTGTTTATAAACCAGGTAATGTTAAATTAAGACCAAAAATTTTAAGAGATGGACAAGATGCTTTGAAAAAAGAGTTTGGTGAAGGGACTCACTTCTATCTTGTTTTCCACGGTGGATCAGGTTCTGAATTAGCTGATATTCATGAAACACTTGAATACGGTGTGATTAAAATGAATATCGACACAGATACTCAGTATGCCTTTACAAGACCAATCGTTGACCATATGATGAAAAATTACGATGGTGTTTTGAAAATCGAAGGTGAAGTTGGAAATAAAAAAGTTTATGATCCTCGTGCATACCTTAAGAAAGCTGAAGAAGCTATGGCCAATAGAATTAAACAGGCAATAGTTGATTTAAAATCTGAAAACAAAACTCTTAATAAATAA